A portion of the Acidisoma sp. PAMC 29798 genome contains these proteins:
- the odhB gene encoding 2-oxoglutarate dehydrogenase complex dihydrolipoyllysine-residue succinyltransferase: MAPEPSAPTPAPAAATGTTDIVVPTLGESVTTATVSRWLKKQGDAVTADEPLLELETDKVSVEVNAPASGTLSAIAVPDGAEVEVGAVLGAISTGAVTPSVKPAANPDAGVNPPPRASGPVARPATPPSDVFPAAAKRMAEAGVAAASVGAGTGKDGRITKGDVLEFLAKPPAAVAVAAAPKAARVDGARDERVKMTRLRKTIASRLKEAQNTAAMLTTFNEVDMSATMALRASYKDAFEKKNGGVRLGFMSFFVRACVEGLKEFPAVNAEVDGDDIVYKNYVHMGIAVGGPNGLVVPVIRDVDQMNFAQIEGTIANFGKRARDGQLKLDELTGGSFSITNGGVYGSLMSTPIINPPQSAILGMHKIQDRPIAIAGKVEIRPMMYLALTYDHRVVDGKEAVSFLVRVKESIEDPRRLLLGL; this comes from the coding sequence GTGGCACCCGAGCCCTCCGCGCCGACACCCGCGCCTGCCGCCGCGACCGGCACGACCGACATTGTGGTGCCGACGCTGGGTGAAAGCGTCACGACCGCCACCGTCTCCCGCTGGCTGAAGAAGCAGGGCGATGCGGTCACCGCCGACGAGCCATTGCTGGAACTGGAAACCGATAAGGTCTCGGTCGAGGTCAATGCCCCGGCGAGCGGCACGCTGTCCGCGATTGCCGTGCCCGATGGGGCCGAAGTCGAAGTCGGCGCCGTGCTCGGCGCCATTTCCACCGGCGCGGTCACGCCCTCCGTCAAGCCGGCCGCGAACCCGGATGCGGGCGTGAACCCGCCGCCGCGCGCCAGCGGCCCAGTCGCGCGCCCTGCGACACCGCCTTCAGACGTTTTTCCGGCCGCCGCCAAACGGATGGCTGAGGCCGGGGTTGCTGCCGCCAGTGTCGGCGCGGGTACCGGCAAGGATGGCCGCATCACCAAGGGCGATGTGCTCGAATTCCTCGCCAAGCCGCCGGCCGCCGTGGCCGTCGCGGCCGCGCCAAAAGCGGCGCGGGTGGATGGTGCGCGCGATGAGCGCGTGAAGATGACGCGCCTGCGCAAGACCATCGCCAGCCGCCTCAAGGAAGCTCAGAACACGGCCGCTATGCTGACCACCTTCAACGAGGTGGATATGTCCGCGACGATGGCGCTTCGCGCGTCCTACAAAGACGCTTTCGAGAAGAAGAACGGCGGCGTCCGCCTGGGCTTCATGTCCTTCTTCGTGCGCGCTTGCGTGGAAGGGCTGAAGGAATTCCCGGCCGTCAATGCCGAGGTCGATGGCGATGACATCGTCTACAAGAACTACGTTCATATGGGCATTGCCGTCGGTGGCCCGAACGGCCTCGTGGTGCCGGTGATCCGCGACGTGGACCAGATGAACTTCGCGCAGATCGAAGGCACCATCGCGAATTTCGGCAAGCGCGCGCGGGATGGCCAGCTCAAGCTCGACGAACTCACGGGTGGCAGCTTCAGCATCACCAATGGCGGCGTATATGGCTCGTTGATGTCGACGCCGATCATCAACCCGCCGCAGTCGGCCATCCTTGGCATGCACAAGATCCAGGATCGGCCGATCGCCATTGCGGGCAAGGTCGAGATCCGGCCGATGATGTATCTGGCCCTCACCTATGATCACCGGGTCGTCGATGGCAAGGAAGCCGTGTCCTTCCTGGTCCGCGTCAAGGAATCGATCGAGGATCCGCGCCGGCTTCTGCTCGGACTCTAA
- a CDS encoding DUF2934 domain-containing protein, whose protein sequence is MSDNPLKFDPKREHRIRERAYHLWESEGKPHGRDADYWERARELDAMEASGATGQIENPIAAGIDPTAPVGVEEASIQENLGEFPGLMSDQGEDLQTPMAKHHETSEAPEVPAPAATAKKPKKKKA, encoded by the coding sequence ATGTCCGACAATCCCCTGAAGTTCGATCCCAAGCGCGAGCATCGCATTCGCGAGCGCGCCTATCATCTGTGGGAAAGCGAAGGCAAGCCGCACGGACGCGACGCGGATTATTGGGAGCGCGCGCGCGAGTTGGATGCCATGGAGGCGAGCGGGGCCACCGGGCAGATCGAAAACCCCATCGCTGCCGGTATCGATCCCACCGCGCCGGTTGGCGTCGAGGAAGCCTCGATCCAGGAAAATCTCGGTGAATTCCCTGGGCTGATGAGCGATCAGGGGGAAGACCTGCAGACGCCGATGGCGAAACATCATGAGACGTCGGAAGCGCCCGAGGTTCCGGCACCCGCTGCCACGGCGAAGAAGCCGAAGAAAAAGAAGGCTTAA
- the lpdA gene encoding dihydrolipoyl dehydrogenase, translating into MADTFDLIVIGSGPGGYVCAIKAAQLGLKVACVEKRETLGGTCLNIGCIPSKALLQSSENFHDAATSFADHGVMIAGITLDLAKMHARKRDVVEANTKGVEFLFRKNKVTWLKGEGRILSTGRVSVAGTEYETKSIVIATGSESTPLPGVPVDETRIVTSTGALELSEVPKRLVVIGAGVIGLELGSVWHRLGAEVTVIEYLPRIVPTLDADVAKDFMRILEKQGLKFRLGSKVTRAMTGESGVTLMVEPAKGGEAETIEADVVLLAIGRRVFVDGLGLTEAGVQLDERGRVWTDDHYATNVPGIYAIGDVRIGPMLAHKAEDEGVAIAEILAGQAGHVNYGAIPSVIYTWPEVASVGKSEDELKAEGVAYTSGKFPFTANGRARAMGNTDGYVKLLADKTTDKLLGAHIIGPDAGTLIAELVTAIEFGASAEDVSRICHAHPTLSEAVKEAAFAVEGHAIHM; encoded by the coding sequence ATGGCTGATACCTTCGATCTGATCGTCATCGGCTCCGGCCCTGGCGGCTATGTCTGCGCCATCAAGGCGGCGCAGCTCGGCCTGAAGGTCGCCTGCGTCGAAAAGCGCGAGACGCTGGGCGGCACTTGTCTCAATATCGGCTGCATCCCGTCCAAGGCGCTGCTCCAGTCCTCCGAGAACTTCCATGACGCGGCAACGAGCTTCGCGGATCATGGCGTCATGATCGCGGGCATCACCCTCGATCTCGCCAAGATGCATGCGCGCAAACGCGACGTCGTCGAAGCCAATACCAAGGGCGTGGAATTTCTGTTCCGCAAGAATAAGGTGACCTGGCTCAAGGGCGAGGGCCGCATCCTCAGCACCGGCCGCGTCTCCGTCGCCGGCACCGAATACGAAACCAAATCCATCGTCATCGCCACGGGTAGTGAGAGCACCCCCCTGCCCGGCGTGCCGGTAGACGAAACGCGCATCGTGACCTCGACCGGCGCGCTGGAACTGTCCGAAGTCCCCAAGCGCCTGGTGGTGATCGGCGCCGGAGTCATCGGCCTGGAACTCGGCAGCGTCTGGCACCGCCTCGGCGCCGAGGTAACGGTGATCGAGTATTTGCCACGCATCGTGCCGACGCTCGACGCCGATGTCGCCAAGGACTTCATGCGCATCCTGGAGAAGCAGGGGCTCAAGTTCCGCCTCGGTTCCAAGGTGACCAGGGCAATGACGGGCGAGAGCGGCGTGACGCTGATGGTCGAACCCGCAAAGGGCGGCGAGGCCGAGACGATCGAGGCGGATGTCGTGCTGCTGGCCATCGGTCGCCGCGTTTTCGTCGATGGCCTTGGTTTGACGGAAGCGGGCGTCCAGCTTGACGAGCGTGGCCGGGTTTGGACCGATGACCATTATGCGACGAATGTGCCGGGCATCTATGCCATCGGCGATGTCCGGATTGGGCCGATGCTCGCTCATAAGGCCGAGGACGAGGGCGTCGCCATCGCCGAAATCTTGGCGGGCCAGGCGGGCCATGTGAATTACGGCGCCATCCCGAGCGTCATCTATACCTGGCCCGAGGTCGCGAGCGTCGGCAAGTCCGAGGATGAGCTGAAGGCTGAGGGCGTCGCTTATACCAGCGGCAAGTTCCCCTTCACCGCCAATGGCCGCGCGCGGGCGATGGGGAATACCGACGGGTATGTGAAGCTGCTCGCCGACAAGACCACCGACAAACTGCTCGGTGCCCATATCATCGGGCCGGACGCGGGCACGCTGATTGCGGAACTCGTCACGGCGATCGAATTCGGCGCCTCAGCCGAGGACGTCTCCCGCATCTGCCACGCCCATCCGACGCTGAGCGAAGCCGTCAAGGAAGCCGCCTTCGCGGTTGAGGGTCACGCGATCCATATGTAA
- the rpsI gene encoding 30S ribosomal protein S9 has translation MSETETRTLADLASAPIVTSAEAETIRVEPKRDAWGRSYATGRRKEAVARVWIKPGKGEITVNGKKAAQYFARPVLRMLITQPFLVADRYNQFDVVCTVVGGGLSGQAGAVRHGISRALTYYEPDLRGILKVAGFLTRDSRTVERKKYGRAKARRSFQFSKR, from the coding sequence ATGTCAGAGACCGAGACCAGAACCCTCGCCGACCTCGCCAGCGCGCCGATCGTCACCAGCGCCGAGGCCGAAACCATCCGCGTCGAGCCGAAGCGTGATGCCTGGGGCCGTTCCTACGCCACCGGCCGCCGCAAGGAAGCCGTCGCGCGCGTTTGGATCAAGCCGGGCAAGGGCGAGATCACCGTGAACGGCAAGAAGGCCGCGCAGTATTTCGCGCGTCCCGTGCTGCGCATGCTGATCACCCAGCCCTTCCTGGTGGCCGATCGCTACAACCAGTTCGACGTCGTCTGCACGGTCGTCGGCGGTGGCTTGTCCGGCCAAGCTGGCGCGGTGCGCCACGGCATCAGCCGGGCACTGACCTATTACGAGCCCGACCTGCGTGGCATCCTCAAGGTTGCCGGCTTCCTCACGCGCGACAGCCGCACCGTCGAGCGTAAGAAGTATGGCCGCGCCAAGGCCCGCCGGAGCTTCCAGTTCAGCAAGCGCTGA
- the dapD gene encoding 2,3,4,5-tetrahydropyridine-2,6-dicarboxylate N-succinyltransferase yields the protein MTATLATTIDALWDRRTEVSSASRGADRDAVDDALGLLETGAERVAEPTAAGWQVNQWLKKAVLLSFRLNDSHPMPGAGGAPVFDKVPMKFEGWGDNSFAEAGFRAVPGAVVRRSAYIGRNVVLMPSFVNVGAHVADGTMIDTWSTVGSCAQVGRNCHISGGVGLGGVLEPLQANPVVIEDDCFVGARSEVAEGFIVERGAVISMGVFLGASTKIIDRATGEIFYGRVPAYSVVVPGTLPGKPLPDGSAGPSLACAVIVKRVDARTREKTSVNELLRT from the coding sequence ATGACGGCGACTCTGGCCACGACGATCGACGCCCTGTGGGACCGCCGGACGGAGGTCTCCTCCGCCAGCAGAGGCGCCGATCGTGATGCCGTGGACGATGCGCTCGGCCTGTTGGAAACCGGTGCTGAGCGGGTCGCCGAACCGACCGCCGCCGGCTGGCAGGTCAATCAATGGCTCAAGAAGGCCGTGCTGCTTTCCTTCCGCTTGAACGACTCGCATCCGATGCCGGGCGCCGGCGGCGCGCCGGTTTTCGACAAGGTGCCGATGAAGTTCGAGGGCTGGGGCGATAACAGCTTCGCGGAAGCCGGATTCCGCGCTGTGCCGGGCGCCGTGGTCCGCCGCTCGGCCTATATCGGCCGCAACGTCGTGCTGATGCCCAGCTTCGTGAATGTCGGCGCCCATGTCGCGGACGGCACCATGATCGACACCTGGTCCACGGTCGGAAGCTGCGCCCAGGTCGGTCGCAACTGCCATATCAGCGGGGGCGTCGGCCTCGGCGGCGTGCTGGAGCCGCTGCAAGCCAATCCCGTGGTGATCGAAGACGATTGCTTCGTCGGCGCGCGTTCCGAAGTCGCCGAAGGTTTCATCGTCGAGCGTGGGGCCGTGATCTCCATGGGTGTGTTCCTCGGCGCATCGACCAAGATCATCGACCGGGCGACCGGGGAGATCTTCTATGGCCGTGTGCCGGCCTATTCCGTCGTTGTGCCCGGTACCCTGCCGGGCAAGCCGCTGCCGGATGGCAGTGCCGGCCCATCACTCGCCTGCGCCGTCATCGTCAAGCGCGTCGATGCGCGCACGCGGGAGAAGACCTCGGTCAACGAGCTTTTGCGGACGTGA
- the argC gene encoding N-acetyl-gamma-glutamyl-phosphate reductase encodes MTTMALPTIFIDGEAGTTGLGIRQRLAGLSTLALLSIPAADRKDPAVRQALMRQADLIILCLPDDAAREAVALADALGEDAPRILDASSAYRTAPDWVFGFPELTTAQPDLIRAARHVSNPGCYATGAISLLRPLVDAGLLPADAPITVNAVSGFSGGGRSMIEAHDTTGGPPFELYALGLEHKHVPEIQHHAGLTQRPLFVPSVGHFRQGMLVSIPLHLDALPGRPSGADLAAALAAHYAEAAGITVSAEPVTRLEPEDLNDTDRMSLHVLANETYRQAVLVARLDNLGKGASGAAVQNLKLMLGLAA; translated from the coding sequence ATCACGACGATGGCGCTGCCAACCATCTTCATCGATGGCGAGGCCGGGACCACCGGTCTCGGCATTCGGCAGCGCCTTGCCGGCCTTTCGACGCTCGCCTTGCTCAGCATCCCTGCCGCCGACCGGAAAGATCCGGCCGTGCGGCAGGCGCTGATGCGGCAGGCGGATCTCATCATCCTTTGCCTTCCCGACGACGCGGCCCGCGAGGCCGTGGCACTCGCCGATGCTCTTGGGGAAGACGCGCCGCGTATCCTCGATGCGAGCAGCGCCTATCGCACCGCGCCCGACTGGGTCTTCGGCTTTCCCGAATTGACCACCGCGCAACCAGACCTTATCCGCGCCGCACGCCATGTCTCCAACCCCGGCTGCTACGCGACCGGCGCCATTTCCTTGCTGCGCCCCCTTGTCGATGCCGGGCTGCTGCCGGCTGATGCGCCGATCACGGTCAATGCCGTCAGTGGCTTCAGCGGCGGTGGCCGCAGCATGATCGAGGCTCATGACACGACCGGCGGCCCGCCGTTCGAGCTTTATGCCCTGGGGCTGGAACACAAGCATGTGCCGGAAATCCAGCATCACGCTGGCCTGACGCAGCGGCCATTGTTCGTGCCCTCGGTCGGTCATTTCCGCCAGGGCATGCTCGTCTCCATTCCCCTGCATCTGGATGCCTTGCCCGGCCGCCCCTCCGGCGCCGATCTCGCGGCGGCGCTCGCCGCCCATTACGCAGAGGCAGCGGGCATTACGGTTTCGGCCGAGCCCGTAACGCGCCTGGAGCCGGAAGACCTCAACGACACCGACCGCATGTCGCTGCATGTTCTGGCGAACGAAACCTATCGCCAGGCGGTGCTGGTGGCGCGCCTCGACAATCTCGGCAAGGGTGCCTCCGGCGCTGCGGTTCAGAACCTCAAGCTGATGCTGGGCCTGGCCGCGTGA
- a CDS encoding CoA-binding protein, whose translation MSDNPTIESHVATGARIDAEIRDALTRYRRVALVGASPKPERPSHGVMGFLLRHGFDVTPINPGVAGQEIHGKPVVATLDQAAPLDIVDIFRASDQVGPVVTEAIRLGAKVIWMQLGVINHAAAAEARAAGLTVIMDRCPAIEWPRLGLHRV comes from the coding sequence ATGAGCGACAATCCGACGATCGAAAGCCACGTTGCCACCGGCGCGAGGATCGATGCTGAAATCCGTGACGCTCTCACCCGCTATCGACGCGTGGCCTTGGTCGGCGCTTCCCCCAAGCCGGAGCGCCCGTCCCATGGAGTTATGGGCTTTCTGTTGCGGCACGGCTTCGATGTCACGCCGATCAACCCGGGCGTCGCCGGGCAGGAGATTCACGGTAAGCCCGTCGTCGCGACGCTAGACCAAGCAGCACCGCTCGACATCGTCGATATCTTCCGGGCCTCCGATCAGGTCGGCCCTGTCGTGACGGAGGCCATCCGCCTCGGTGCGAAGGTGATCTGGATGCAGCTCGGCGTCATCAACCATGCCGCCGCCGCCGAAGCCCGCGCTGCCGGCCTGACGGTCATCATGGACCGCTGCCCGGCTATCGAGTGGCCACGCCTCGGACTGCATCGCGTCTGA
- a CDS encoding DUF2076 domain-containing protein: MTPEERDVIARFVQRVAGSPAGGSVPATAAAPLPPLDPEADQHLASLFQQYPEARYRMTQFAFGQEQALANAAHRMQSMEQQLAAVQQSGVPGQPQAQGGGFFSRLFGAPPGQQQQAPYAQPYQQQGYAQQQPGFGGAPGYQQGYAQQPMMAQRGGSGFLGSAMTTAAGVAGGMLAANAIEGLFSNRSAETGGFGGGGAEQSGWGGGGADQSGWGAGGSDQTGWQTVPDQGAGAADQSGWQDTPDTSAPDDSGGGWDDSGGGGSDWT, translated from the coding sequence ATGACCCCCGAGGAACGCGACGTCATCGCCCGCTTCGTGCAGCGCGTCGCCGGCTCGCCCGCCGGCGGCTCCGTCCCCGCAACGGCCGCCGCCCCGCTGCCACCGCTCGACCCCGAAGCGGATCAGCATCTGGCGAGCCTGTTCCAGCAATATCCGGAAGCCCGCTACCGGATGACGCAGTTCGCCTTCGGGCAGGAACAGGCGCTGGCCAATGCCGCCCATCGCATGCAATCGATGGAGCAGCAGCTCGCGGCGGTTCAGCAAAGCGGCGTGCCGGGTCAGCCCCAGGCACAAGGCGGTGGCTTCTTCAGCCGGCTGTTCGGCGCCCCCCCGGGCCAGCAGCAGCAGGCGCCGTATGCACAGCCCTATCAGCAGCAAGGCTATGCCCAGCAGCAGCCGGGCTTTGGTGGCGCGCCTGGCTATCAGCAGGGCTACGCCCAGCAACCGATGATGGCGCAGCGCGGCGGCAGCGGCTTCCTCGGCTCGGCCATGACGACGGCCGCCGGTGTCGCCGGCGGCATGTTGGCCGCCAATGCGATTGAGGGACTGTTCTCCAATCGAAGTGCCGAAACCGGCGGCTTCGGTGGCGGCGGTGCGGAGCAAAGCGGTTGGGGTGGCGGCGGCGCGGACCAGAGCGGCTGGGGCGCCGGTGGTAGCGACCAAACCGGCTGGCAGACGGTGCCTGACCAAGGCGCCGGTGCGGCGGATCAAAGCGGCTGGCAGGATACGCCCGACACCTCGGCCCCCGATGACAGCGGCGGCGGCTGGGATGATAGCGGCGGCGGCGGCAGCGACTGGACCTGA
- a CDS encoding gamma carbonic anhydrase family protein: MILPFEGVTPRIHPEAWIAPTAVVIGDVEIGPQSSIWFLCVLRGDTNHIRIGARTNVQDGSILHVNHVTFPCILGNDVTVGHAAIVHACTIEDGGFVGMGATVMDGAVIESGGMLAAGGLLAPGKRIGRNELWAGAPARLVRVMDAEELARFASTAAHYVELSARYR; the protein is encoded by the coding sequence GTGATCCTCCCCTTCGAGGGGGTCACGCCGCGTATTCATCCCGAGGCGTGGATTGCTCCAACGGCGGTGGTGATCGGCGATGTCGAGATCGGGCCGCAATCCAGCATCTGGTTCCTCTGCGTCCTGCGCGGCGACACCAACCATATCCGCATCGGCGCGCGCACCAATGTGCAGGACGGCTCCATTCTGCACGTCAATCATGTCACGTTTCCGTGCATCCTTGGCAATGATGTCACCGTCGGCCACGCGGCGATCGTTCATGCCTGCACGATCGAGGATGGCGGCTTCGTCGGCATGGGTGCGACCGTCATGGATGGCGCTGTCATCGAAAGCGGCGGCATGCTGGCGGCCGGCGGCCTTTTGGCACCGGGCAAGCGCATCGGCCGGAACGAGCTTTGGGCCGGCGCGCCCGCCCGCCTCGTGCGGGTGATGGACGCCGAGGAGCTTGCCCGATTTGCATCGACGGCCGCGCATTACGTGGAACTCTCCGCCCGCTATCGCTGA
- the dapE gene encoding succinyl-diaminopimelate desuccinylase has product MTDAATLTDPLPLAQRLIRCASVTPADAGAQDVLADALDALGFTVHRLPFGTTPNLYARLGTGAPHFCFAGHTDVVPAGEGWRHDPFGGVVEDGILYGRGACDMKGAVAAFVAGVAQARIAGMLPGSVSLLITGDEEGPATDGTVRVLDWMRDHGEVPDFCLVGEPTNPDALGEVIKIGRRGSLSATVTVHGVQGHVAYPHRADNPIHRLIGLLQAMLAERLDEGTRWFEPSGLQITTVDVGNPAGNVIPPAATAKFNIRYNDSHDAVSLKAWIAGMVAAHAPDAKVLVHVTGDSFLTEPGPRIASLARAVAEVFGTTPRLDTGGGTSDARFITALCPVAEFGLVGASMHMTDERTSVADLRALAAGYCAVLGRFQS; this is encoded by the coding sequence GTGACGGATGCGGCGACCCTGACGGACCCATTGCCCCTGGCGCAGCGCCTCATTCGCTGCGCCTCGGTCACGCCGGCCGATGCCGGCGCGCAGGATGTGCTGGCGGATGCCCTCGATGCTCTGGGGTTCACCGTCCATCGGCTGCCCTTCGGCACCACGCCGAACCTCTATGCGCGGCTTGGCACGGGCGCGCCGCATTTCTGTTTTGCCGGCCATACGGATGTCGTGCCGGCGGGTGAGGGGTGGCGCCACGACCCCTTCGGCGGCGTGGTCGAGGACGGTATCCTGTATGGCCGAGGCGCCTGCGACATGAAGGGCGCCGTCGCCGCCTTCGTCGCCGGCGTCGCCCAAGCGCGCATCGCCGGAATGCTGCCGGGCTCGGTTAGCCTGCTGATCACGGGTGACGAGGAAGGCCCCGCGACGGACGGAACCGTGCGTGTGCTGGATTGGATGCGCGATCATGGTGAGGTGCCGGACTTCTGCCTGGTGGGCGAACCGACCAATCCCGATGCTCTGGGCGAGGTCATCAAGATCGGGCGGCGCGGCAGTCTCAGCGCGACCGTGACGGTGCACGGCGTCCAGGGTCATGTTGCCTATCCCCATCGGGCGGATAATCCGATCCATCGGCTGATCGGCCTGCTGCAGGCCATGCTGGCCGAGCGACTGGATGAGGGCACCCGGTGGTTCGAGCCTTCGGGGTTGCAGATCACCACGGTCGATGTCGGCAATCCGGCCGGCAATGTTATCCCGCCGGCGGCGACGGCGAAGTTCAATATCCGCTACAATGACTCGCATGATGCGGTGTCGCTGAAAGCCTGGATTGCCGGCATGGTGGCTGCGCATGCGCCCGACGCCAAGGTCTTGGTACACGTCACCGGGGATAGCTTCCTGACAGAGCCGGGACCGCGTATCGCCAGTTTGGCCCGCGCTGTCGCGGAGGTTTTCGGCACCACCCCGCGCCTCGATACCGGCGGCGGCACCTCCGACGCGCGCTTCATCACCGCGCTATGCCCGGTTGCCGAGTTTGGGCTGGTGGGCGCTTCGATGCATATGACGGATGAACGGACGAGCGTCGCTGATCTTCGCGCCCTGGCGGCGGGCTATTGCGCGGTGCTGGGCCGTTTCCAGTCGTGA
- the hpnK gene encoding hopanoid biosynthesis-associated protein HpnK, with protein sequence MPVIVSADDFGLSVAVNEGVERAHRDGILSTASLMVAGDAAADAVRRARAMPGLRIGLHLTVIEGPAVLPPTEIAGLVDATGQFPSDQLRLGLRYAFNPLARRKLEREIAAQFRAFAATGLPLDHANAHKHMHLHPTVGRLLIEAGRAHGLRAIRVPAEPARVMAALGVPQGLGPRTLLQWTRLLRMQARRAGMITNDHAFGIAWSGGMTEERVMRLIAHLPPGLSEIYFHPAAGRDPLLDRLMPGYAHESELATLLSPRVRAALARSAVAETTYSDRLALT encoded by the coding sequence ATGCCCGTCATTGTCTCGGCTGATGATTTCGGCCTCTCCGTCGCGGTGAATGAGGGTGTCGAGCGCGCGCATCGCGACGGCATCCTTTCCACCGCCAGTCTGATGGTGGCGGGGGACGCAGCGGCGGATGCCGTTCGCCGGGCGCGCGCCATGCCGGGCCTTCGGATCGGGCTTCATCTCACGGTCATCGAAGGTCCCGCCGTTCTTCCGCCGACGGAGATCGCCGGCCTTGTCGATGCAACCGGCCAATTTCCCTCCGACCAGCTTCGTCTCGGCCTCCGCTACGCCTTCAATCCGCTTGCGCGGCGAAAGCTGGAGCGCGAGATCGCGGCGCAGTTCCGCGCCTTCGCGGCGACGGGCCTGCCGCTCGATCACGCCAATGCCCATAAGCATATGCATTTGCATCCGACCGTCGGGCGGCTGTTGATCGAGGCGGGTAGGGCGCACGGACTGCGCGCCATCCGCGTTCCTGCCGAACCTGCCCGGGTGATGGCGGCGCTGGGCGTCCCCCAGGGTTTGGGCCCGCGCACCTTACTGCAATGGACGCGGCTGCTGCGGATGCAGGCCCGCCGCGCCGGCATGATCACCAACGACCATGCCTTCGGCATCGCCTGGAGCGGCGGCATGACGGAGGAGCGGGTGATGCGCCTGATCGCCCACCTGCCGCCGGGCTTAAGCGAAATCTACTTCCACCCGGCCGCCGGGCGGGATCCGCTGCTGGATCGGCTGATGCCCGGTTACGCGCATGAAAGCGAGTTGGCGACGCTGCTCAGCCCCCGCGTCCGCGCGGCGTTGGCGCGCTCTGCCGTGGCCGAGACGACGTATTCGGACAGGCTCGCGTTGACATGA
- a CDS encoding adenine phosphoribosyltransferase gives MDLKEHIRAIPDFPKPGILFYDISTLLRHAEAWQVAMDRMAERIAFYKPDYLAGLESRGFLFAAPLALKLRCGFLMLRKPGKLPGDVVGLDYALEYGSDRIEMQADAVEPGARVLVVDDLLATGGTLAAGIRLLRSVGAEVPAAMTLIELTFLEGRKRIEVPFESLLAYDS, from the coding sequence ATGGACCTCAAAGAACACATCCGGGCGATCCCTGATTTCCCGAAGCCCGGCATCCTTTTTTACGACATTTCCACGCTGTTGCGGCATGCCGAGGCCTGGCAGGTGGCGATGGATCGGATGGCCGAGCGCATCGCCTTCTATAAGCCCGATTATCTGGCGGGCCTCGAAAGCCGGGGCTTTCTGTTCGCCGCACCGCTCGCCCTCAAGCTCCGCTGCGGGTTCCTGATGCTGCGCAAGCCGGGCAAGCTGCCGGGCGATGTCGTCGGGTTGGATTACGCCTTGGAATACGGATCGGATCGGATCGAAATGCAGGCGGATGCGGTCGAACCCGGCGCGCGCGTTCTGGTGGTCGATGACCTGCTCGCTACGGGCGGGACCCTTGCTGCGGGCATCCGATTGCTGCGGTCTGTGGGCGCCGAGGTTCCGGCCGCCATGACCCTGATCGAACTGACCTTCCTCGAAGGGCGCAAGCGGATTGAGGTGCCGTTCGAATCTCTCCTGGCTTACGATTCGTAA
- the rplM gene encoding 50S ribosomal protein L13, giving the protein MKTTLSLKPAEARKNWVLIDAEGLVLGRLAVVIAQMLRGKHKPQFTPHVDCGDHIVVVNARKVVVTGKKAEQSLFYYHTGYAGGIKSRSIGQRLASEHPERVVEKAVERMITRGPLQRAQMRHLYVYADGEHPHAGQQPAPLDVGAMNSKNRRV; this is encoded by the coding sequence ATGAAGACGACCCTCTCGCTGAAGCCCGCCGAGGCTCGCAAGAATTGGGTGCTCATCGACGCGGAAGGCCTGGTTCTTGGCCGCCTCGCCGTCGTGATCGCCCAGATGCTGCGCGGTAAGCACAAGCCCCAGTTTACGCCGCATGTCGATTGCGGTGACCATATCGTGGTCGTCAACGCCCGTAAGGTCGTTGTCACCGGTAAGAAGGCGGAGCAGTCGCTCTTCTACTATCACACCGGCTATGCCGGCGGCATCAAGAGCCGCAGCATCGGTCAGCGCCTTGCCAGCGAGCACCCCGAGCGGGTGGTCGAGAAGGCGGTCGAGCGCATGATCACGCGCGGGCCCCTGCAGCGCGCCCAGATGCGGCACCTGTATGTCTATGCCGATGGCGAGCATCCGCATGCTGGTCAGCAGCCCGCGCCGCTCGATGTCGGTGCCATGAACTCCAAGAACCGGAGGGTCTGA